A DNA window from Phragmites australis chromosome 11, lpPhrAust1.1, whole genome shotgun sequence contains the following coding sequences:
- the LOC133884518 gene encoding tubulin beta-4 chain-like produces MREILHIQGGQCGNQIGSKFWEVVCDEHGIDPTGRYVGTSDLQLERVNVYYNEASCGRFVPRAVLMDLEPGTMDAVRTGPYGQIFRPDNFVFGQSGAGNNWAKGHYTEGAELIDSVLDVVRKEAENCDCLQGFQVCHSLGGGTGSGMGTLLISKIREEYPDRMMLTFSVFPSPKVSDTVVEPYNATLSVHQLVENADECMVLDNEALYDICFRTLKLTTPSFGDLNHLISATMSGVTCCLRFPGQLNSDLRKLAVNLIPFPRLHFFMVGFAPLTSRGSQQYRSLTVPELTQQMWDSKNMMCAADPRHGRYLTASAMFRGKMSTKEVDEQMINVQNKNSSYFVEWIPNNVKSSVCDIPPRGLSMSSTFVGNSTSIQEMFRRVSEQFTAMFRRKAFLHWYTGEGMDEMEFTEAESNMNDLVSEYQQYQDATAEEEADYEDEEEAVHE; encoded by the exons GCGTGAACGTCTACTACAACGAGGCGTCGTGCGGGCGGTTCGTGCCTCGCGCTGTGCTCATGGACCTGGAGCCGGGCACCATGGACGCCGTCCGCACGGGGCCATACGGCCAGATCTTCCGCCCCGACAACTTCGTCTTCGGCCAGTCGGGCGCCGGCAACAACTGGGCCAAAGGACACTACACCGAGGGCGCGGAGCTCATCGACTCCGTCCTCGACGTCGTCCGCAAGGAGGCCGAGAACTGCGACTGCCTCCAAG GTTTCCAGGTCTGCCACTCGCTGGGCGGCGGCACGGGGTCCGGCATGGGCACTCTGCTCATCTCCAAGATCAGGGAGGAGTACCCGGACAGGATGATGCTGACCTTCTCCGTCTTCCCGTCCCCCAAGGTGTCTGACACGGTGGTCGAGCCCTACAACGCCACGCTCTCCGTCCACCAGCTCGTGGAGAACGCCGACGAGTGCATGGTGCTCGACAACGAGGCGCTCTACGACATCTGCTTCCGCACGCTGAAGCTGACCACCCCTAGCT TTGGTGATCTGAACCACCTGATCAGTGCCACCATGAGTGGTGTCACCTGCTGCCTTCGCTTCCCAGGGCAGCTGAACTCCGACCTCCGCAAGCTCGCCGTGAACCTGATCCCTTTCCCGCGCCTCCACTTCTTCATGGTGGGCTTCGCGCCACTCACCTCACGTGGCTCGCAGCAGTACCGCTCCCTGACCGTCCCCGAGCTGACCCAGCAAATGTGGGACTCCAAGAACATGATGTGCGCCGCCGACCCGCGCCACGGACGCTACCTGACGGCGTCGGCCATGTTCCGTGGCAAGATGAGCACCAAGGAGGTGGACGAGCAGATGATCAACGTCCAGAACAAGAACTCGTCCTACTTCGTGGAGTGGATCCCAAACAACGTCAAGTCGAGCGTGTGCGACATCCCTCCCCGGGGCCTGTCCATGTCCTCCACCTTCGTGGGCAACTCCACCTCGATCCAGGAGATGTTCCGGCGCGTGAGCGAGCAGTTCACGGCCATGTTCAGGCGGAAGGCCTTCCTGCACTGGTACACCGGCGAGGGCATGGACGAGATGGAGTTCACCGAGGCAGAGAGCAACATGAACGACCTCGTCTCCGAGTACCAGCAGTACCAGGACGCGaccgccgaggaggaggcggactacgaggacgaggaggaggccgtgcACGAGTGA